The Blastomonas sp. SL216 DNA window GTCGCATTCGTCGAGCAGCATCGCGACGATCTGCCGCGCCGACCCGTCGCAGAACAACTGGCCCAGCGTCTTTTCGTGCCATGCAATGCCATGCGCATCGACCAGATCGATGAAATCCTGCGCGCTGTAGCGGCCCAGCGCCGACTTGGCGAAATGCGGATTGGCGCTGAGATAGCGGTCCGGCTGGGTATGGATATTGGTGAAGTTGCAGCGTCCGCCGCCCGAGATCAGGATCTTCTTGCCCGGTGCATCGGCATGATCGAGCAGCAACACCCGCCGTCCGCGCTGTCCGGCGGTCGCCGCGCAGAACAGGCCGGCCGCGCCAGCGCCCAGGATGATCGCGTCATAGGTTGAGGGGGCAAAGGCGGGCATGGACCGGGCCTATGGCGGATGCGGGAGGGAAGGGGAACACCCAAAATCCTCGCTGGGCGAGCAAGGCGAAGTGCTAGATCAACCCCATCGAGCGCATGCTCGAATGGCCGTCTAGCCCGATGATGATATGATCGTGCACCCCGATGCCCAGCCTTTTGCCGGCCTCGATGATCTCGCGGGTGATGTGGATGTCCTGCTTGCTGGGCTGCGGATTGCCGCTGGGGTGGTTGTGAACGAGGATCAGCGATACCGCCCCCAGGTCGAGCGCGCGCTTGATTACCTGGCGGGTGTAGATCGCGGCCTGGTCGACCGACCCTTCGGACATCACATCGTCGCTGATCAGCATGTTCTTGGCGTTGAGGAACAGCACGCGCACCCGTTCGCGGGTGAGATGCGCCATGTCGAGCCGCAGATAGTCGAGCAGCGCCTGCCAGCTCGACAGGATCGGCTGGCGGCGCACCGGTTCGCTCACCAGCCGCCGCGCTGCCACCTGCACGATCTTCAGCGCCGCTGCACTCGTCTCGCCCATGCCCGGCAGCGCGCGCAGCGAATCGCCATCGGCGGTGAGCACGCCTGCCAGCGAGCCGAAATGGTCGATCAGCTGCTTGGCCAGCGGCTTGGTGTCGCGGCGCGGAATCGCCAGGGTCAGCAGATATTCAACGATTTCATGATCATGCAGCCCGGTTCCGTCAGTGTTCAGCAACCGCTCCCTAAGCCGGGCGCGATGGCCCGCACCATGATGCCCGCCTGCCGGAAGATCGGGCAGTTCGGCATCGGCCAGCAGAGGCAGCGAAGAGGGCATGATTTGAGGTTAATGGGTCGTCTTGATGCGGGCAAACGCTTTGTCGGAACGGCTTTGCCCGTACGCCGTTGCAAGGCGATCCTTTGCAAGCCATTCAGGTGACAATGAGCGATCCCGATACAGAAGCCGAAACGATCCCGCCCGAAAGGCAGGTGCGGGCGTGGCGGCGTATCGCCTGGCCGCTGCGCGTCGTGCTTTGCGGGGTCGCGCTGCTGGGGCTGGCCGGTCTGATCGCCTGGACCCAGCGCGAGGATATTGCGCGCAACCTGATCGGCAATGAACTGGAGGCGCGCGGAATAGAGGCGCGCTACGACATCGAATCGATTGGCGTAGGACGTCAGATGGTGCGCAATCTGGTGCTGGGCGATCCCCGACGGCCCGATGCGACGATTGCGCGGCTCAGCATCGATATCAGCGGCGGCCTGTTCGGCCTCAGCATCGACCGCGTGATCGTGGAAGGGCTGCGCGGCTATGGGCGGCTCGACAAGGGGCGGATCAGCTTCGGCAGCCTGGACAAGCTCATCTACACCGGCAGCGAGGACCCGTTCAGTCTGCCAAGGCTGGACCTGACGCTGCGCGATGCGCGGGCGCGGATCGAAAGCCCCTATGGCACGATCGGTATCAAGGCCGACGGCAGCGGAAACCTGCGCGATGGCTTCAAGGGCCAGGTCGCAGCGATTGGCGCCAAGCTGAGCTATGCCGGTTGCGCGCTTGACCGGCCCAGCCTGTTCGGCGCAGTCCGCATCGTCAACCAGCGTCCGTCCTTCCGGGGACCGGTGCGCTTTTCCGGCCTCTCCTGTGCTACCGGCGGATTGTCGGTCGGGCCGTCGTCGATTGCGCTGCGCGCGGGAGCCAACGCCGCGCTCGACCGGGTCGAGGGGGCGATCGTCCCCGCAACCGGCGCGATCCGGGGCAATGGCTTTGCCGCAGACGGGCTTGGCGGCAGGCTGGGCTTTTCCGCCAGCGCGCAGCAGCTCGATGGCGATATCGATCTGGCGCTGAACCAGATCGGCGTCACGGATAATGGCTTCGGCCGGCTGGCCGCCCAGGGCAAGGGCGTCTTGCGTCTGGGCGGCGCGCAACCCGATTTCGGTTTCGAGGGCGATCTGCAGGGCGAGCGCCTGACGATGCCGAACGCGCGGCTCTCCGGGCTGGACAGCGCGGTCAGGGCCAGTGCCAGCCTGCCGATCGGGCCGCTGGTCGAACGGATGGCTGCGGCCGCGCGCAGGGCGCTGCCGGGTGCGGACCTGACGATGACCGTGCAGGCGCGGGCCAAGGGCGAACAGCTTTCGCTCGCCGTACCGCGGCTTGCGCTGACCGGGGCGAGCGGGGAGCGCCTTATCGGCGGCAACAGCCTCAGCGTGAAGCGCGTCGGCAGCGAATGGCAACTCGCGGGCAATGTAGCGACCGGCGGGGCGGGGCTGCCGGTCGCGCAGCTGCGCATCGTTCCGCGCGGGCAGGGGGCCTATGCGCTCAAGGCGACGATGCAGGATTACAGCGCAAGGGGGGCGTCGTTGGCACTGCCGCAGTTCGAGGCGCTGTGGAACGGACGCGGTGCGCTCAGCTTTACCGGGCTGGCGCGGCTTTCCGGCCCCATTCCGGGCGGAGCCGTGAGCGGTCTGGTGCTGCCGCTACAGGGCCGCTGGAGCGATGCGCGCGGGCTTGCCCTGTATGACCGCTGCCAGCTGCTGCGCTTTGACCGGCTGCAGCTTTCGAATTTCACGTCCGGCGCGCAGGCGATCACTTTGTGTCCGCAGCGCGGCCAACCGATGGTCCGCACCGGCGCTCAGGGGCTCGCCGTGTCGGCGCGTCTGGCTGGCGCTACGCTGCTGCGCGGCAGGCTCGGATCGAGCGATCTGACGCTGGCCGCCGGTTCAGCGCAGGTCGATTTTCCCGGCGCCGCCCGGCTGACCGATGTCGATCTGCTGATAGGCAATGAAAGCTCTGGCACGCATATCACCGCCGGCGATCTCAGCGTCGATCTGGGAGGCGTGCTGGGTGGGCGCTATGCCGATGCCGAGGCGACCATCGGCGCGGTACCGATGATCCTGACGCGGGGTTCGGGCAGCTGGCGCTTTGCCGAATCGGTGCTGGAGGTCAGGGGCGACGAATGGCTGCTGCGCGATCGCCAGATTCCGGCGCGGTTCCAGCCGCTGATCACCGACGACATGCAGCTGACTCTGGCGGACGGACGTATCGCGGTGACCGGGGTGCTCGACGAGCCGCAGACACAGCGCCCCGTTGTGCGCGTCGCCATTTCGCATGATCTGGCGAGCGTGACCGGCCATGCCGATCTGTTCGTCGATGCGCTGACATTTGACGACCGCTTGCAGCCCGAAATGATCAGCAACATCGCGCTGGGCGTCATCGCCAACACGCGCGGGCTGGTCGCGGGGCAGGGGCGGATCGACTGGTCGGCAAACGGGGTCACGGCGAGCACCGGGCGATTCCGCACCGATTCGCTCGATTTTGCCGCCGCCTTCGGTCCGGTCACCGGGCTGTCCGGGGAAATCGTGTTCACCGACCTGTTGGGCCTGTCGACGGGCCCCGGCCAGGTCGTCCGGTTGGCGCAGGTCAATCCCGGCTTCGCGGTCTATAACGGCACGATTCGCTACCAGCTGCTGCCTGGCTTCAAGATGCAGGTCGAGGGCGGCGAATGGCCGTTTGCCGGTGGGCGGCTGCTGCTCGACCCCGGCATGGTCGATCTGGTGAGCGAGGAGCCGCGCCGTCTGGTCTTCCGCGTCGACCGCGTCGATGCCGCGCAATTCCTCTCCGGTTTCGACTTCGAGAATATCAACGCCACCGGCCAGTTCACCGGGGTCATTCCCATCATTTTCGACAAGGATGGCGGCCATGTGCGCGGCGGGCGGCTGGAGGTGATCGGCGATGGCGGGACGCTCGCCTATGTTGGGGAACTGACTTATGAAGACCTTGGCACGATGGCAAACTTCGCCTTCAACGCCTTGCGATCATTGCGATATCGTGACCTGGTTGTCGAGATGGATGGCGAGCTGGCCGGCGAAGTTGTCACGCGGATCCGCTTCGATGGCCTCAGCCAGGGCGAGGGGGCATCGCGCAATTTCCTCACCCGCCAGGTCGAAAAGCTGCCGCTGCAGTTCAACGTGACGATCAGCGCGCCCTTCCTGCAGCTGATCACCTCGGCGCGCTCGCTCTACGACACGCAGTATATTACCGACCCCGGCGTGCTCGGGCTGCTGCCGGGCCAGATCAACAACCCGAAGCCAAGTTCGACAACGCCAGCAAAACCGGGCATTCAGCCCCCAGAAAGCGAGGATCGTCCATGAAGGGCAGCAAGAGGATGGCGA harbors:
- the radC gene encoding DNA repair protein RadC, translated to MPSSLPLLADAELPDLPAGGHHGAGHRARLRERLLNTDGTGLHDHEIVEYLLTLAIPRRDTKPLAKQLIDHFGSLAGVLTADGDSLRALPGMGETSAAALKIVQVAARRLVSEPVRRQPILSSWQALLDYLRLDMAHLTRERVRVLFLNAKNMLISDDVMSEGSVDQAAIYTRQVIKRALDLGAVSLILVHNHPSGNPQPSKQDIHITREIIEAGKRLGIGVHDHIIIGLDGHSSMRSMGLI
- a CDS encoding YdbH domain-containing protein is translated as MSDPDTEAETIPPERQVRAWRRIAWPLRVVLCGVALLGLAGLIAWTQREDIARNLIGNELEARGIEARYDIESIGVGRQMVRNLVLGDPRRPDATIARLSIDISGGLFGLSIDRVIVEGLRGYGRLDKGRISFGSLDKLIYTGSEDPFSLPRLDLTLRDARARIESPYGTIGIKADGSGNLRDGFKGQVAAIGAKLSYAGCALDRPSLFGAVRIVNQRPSFRGPVRFSGLSCATGGLSVGPSSIALRAGANAALDRVEGAIVPATGAIRGNGFAADGLGGRLGFSASAQQLDGDIDLALNQIGVTDNGFGRLAAQGKGVLRLGGAQPDFGFEGDLQGERLTMPNARLSGLDSAVRASASLPIGPLVERMAAAARRALPGADLTMTVQARAKGEQLSLAVPRLALTGASGERLIGGNSLSVKRVGSEWQLAGNVATGGAGLPVAQLRIVPRGQGAYALKATMQDYSARGASLALPQFEALWNGRGALSFTGLARLSGPIPGGAVSGLVLPLQGRWSDARGLALYDRCQLLRFDRLQLSNFTSGAQAITLCPQRGQPMVRTGAQGLAVSARLAGATLLRGRLGSSDLTLAAGSAQVDFPGAARLTDVDLLIGNESSGTHITAGDLSVDLGGVLGGRYADAEATIGAVPMILTRGSGSWRFAESVLEVRGDEWLLRDRQIPARFQPLITDDMQLTLADGRIAVTGVLDEPQTQRPVVRVAISHDLASVTGHADLFVDALTFDDRLQPEMISNIALGVIANTRGLVAGQGRIDWSANGVTASTGRFRTDSLDFAAAFGPVTGLSGEIVFTDLLGLSTGPGQVVRLAQVNPGFAVYNGTIRYQLLPGFKMQVEGGEWPFAGGRLLLDPGMVDLVSEEPRRLVFRVDRVDAAQFLSGFDFENINATGQFTGVIPIIFDKDGGHVRGGRLEVIGDGGTLAYVGELTYEDLGTMANFAFNALRSLRYRDLVVEMDGELAGEVVTRIRFDGLSQGEGASRNFLTRQVEKLPLQFNVTISAPFLQLITSARSLYDTQYITDPGVLGLLPGQINNPKPSSTTPAKPGIQPPESEDRP